A region of Rhodoferax potami DNA encodes the following proteins:
- a CDS encoding acyl-CoA dehydrogenase family protein has translation MIERTLFTPDHESFRDSFRRFMEKEIAPFHADWEEQGYVAREVWNKAGENGFLCMTMPEEYGGSEADKLYSVIQMEELARGGFTGIGFGLHSEIVAPYILHYGTPEQKAKYLPKLASGEMVGAIAMSEPAAGSDLQGIKSTAIQQPDGSYLLNGSKTFITNGWHADLVVVVAKTNPAAGGKGTSLLLVERGMPGFSVGQRLKKMGMKAQDTSELFFDNVRVPAENLLGGAAYENKGFICLMEQLPWERLQIAIGAVSASQAAIDWTVDYVKERKVFGQPVASFQNTRYVLAELQTQVQVARVFVDKCCELIGKDQLDTATASMAKYWTTDLQCKVMDECVQLFGGYGYMWEYPITRAYADARVQRIYGGTNEIMKEVITRSMGLGGK, from the coding sequence ATGATCGAACGCACCCTGTTTACCCCGGACCACGAATCTTTCCGCGACAGCTTTCGCCGCTTCATGGAAAAGGAAATCGCCCCCTTTCATGCAGACTGGGAGGAGCAGGGCTATGTCGCCCGCGAGGTGTGGAACAAGGCCGGCGAGAACGGCTTTTTGTGTATGACCATGCCGGAGGAATACGGCGGCTCCGAGGCGGACAAGCTGTATTCGGTGATCCAGATGGAGGAGCTGGCCCGCGGCGGCTTCACCGGTATCGGCTTCGGGCTTCACAGCGAAATCGTGGCGCCTTACATCCTGCACTACGGCACGCCTGAGCAAAAAGCCAAGTACCTGCCCAAGCTGGCCAGTGGCGAGATGGTGGGTGCGATTGCCATGAGCGAGCCGGCGGCTGGCTCGGACTTGCAGGGCATCAAGTCCACCGCTATCCAGCAGCCTGACGGCAGCTACCTGCTCAACGGCAGCAAGACCTTCATCACCAATGGCTGGCATGCCGACCTCGTGGTGGTGGTGGCCAAAACCAACCCCGCGGCCGGCGGCAAAGGCACAAGCCTGCTGCTGGTGGAGCGCGGCATGCCCGGCTTCAGTGTGGGCCAGCGCCTCAAGAAAATGGGCATGAAAGCCCAGGACACTTCGGAGCTGTTTTTTGACAATGTGCGCGTACCCGCCGAGAACCTGCTGGGCGGTGCGGCCTATGAAAACAAAGGCTTCATTTGCCTGATGGAGCAGTTGCCCTGGGAGCGCTTACAGATTGCCATCGGGGCGGTGTCAGCGTCCCAGGCGGCCATCGACTGGACGGTGGACTATGTGAAAGAGCGCAAGGTGTTCGGCCAGCCGGTGGCCAGCTTCCAAAACACCCGCTATGTGCTGGCCGAACTGCAAACCCAGGTGCAAGTGGCTCGCGTGTTTGTGGACAAGTGCTGTGAGCTGATCGGCAAAGACCAGCTCGACACGGCCACTGCCAGCATGGCCAAGTACTGGACCACCGACCTGCAGTGCAAGGTGATGGACGAATGTGTGCAACTCTTCGGCGGCTACGGCTACATGTGGGAATACCCCATCACCCGCGCCTATGCCGATGCCCGGGTGCAGCGCATCTACGGCGGCACGAACGAGATCATGAAAGAAGTGATCACCCGGTCCATGGGGCTGGGCGGCAAGTAG
- a CDS encoding diguanylate cyclase domain-containing protein: MTSKGNNSTLFEHLPIGAYRAALDGRILQANNAFLRLHRCEDEEELGQLLQARSLNPYVQPQRRKDFLDEMRRHGKVKDFVSEMFRLQGGQRIWVREHAHALHDKLGQVVAFEGTMEDITRERNARLALRKNEVMLRNVLQTIPDQIWVKDLQGVYLLCNDAFAQALGVQAEDIIGTRDANWVEDSAAEAFALSDQWALKSDKTVTFEEGSATKINPSGATFEVHKTPMRDAQGKTIGVLGVSRNIQDRKDAEALLRDTTEQLELAIMGADLGRWDHDLRQEPGYMMDLRAFAMLGYMPGDAQSPRSLSEFIHPDDLAPLGVAVLRHLKGHSTSFRAEYRARHADGRWIWLSSRGKVVQTSQDGTPLRMVGTLMDITARKQTEDSLRAAQVELQATLDALPDLLFEIGEKGHYRAVHSGNKNALFVEPDFLIGRSIQEVLPQEAAAACMAALAQAIQKGRSSGVQYYLDRHGSRQWFELSVVRKPTVTDEEIRCIAIARDITERKEAEEAIRHLAFHDPLTGLPNRRLLTDRLHSAIAYSQRSKEHGALMFMDLDHFKRLNDSLGHDVGDLLLQEVARRLQKNVRQVDTIARIGGDEFVLLLQDVGEDATAARKHASIVAFKVLSSLNEPYELPDTTYRTTPSIGVCLFLGETHSPADLLKNADTAMYVAKQKGRNNVWFYEDTAPDTPTRAA, encoded by the coding sequence GTGACTTCCAAAGGCAACAACTCCACCCTTTTTGAGCACCTTCCGATAGGTGCTTATCGCGCAGCTTTGGATGGCCGCATTCTCCAAGCCAACAACGCTTTTTTGCGGCTTCACCGTTGCGAAGATGAAGAGGAACTCGGCCAGCTGCTCCAGGCCCGTAGCCTCAACCCTTACGTTCAGCCCCAGCGTCGCAAAGACTTCCTCGATGAGATGCGCAGGCACGGCAAGGTCAAAGACTTTGTGTCGGAAATGTTCCGACTCCAAGGGGGGCAGCGAATCTGGGTGCGCGAACACGCCCACGCCCTCCACGACAAACTGGGGCAGGTCGTTGCCTTTGAAGGCACGATGGAAGACATCACCCGTGAACGTAACGCGCGCTTAGCGCTGCGTAAAAACGAGGTGATGCTGCGCAATGTATTGCAAACCATCCCCGACCAGATATGGGTCAAGGACCTCCAAGGCGTTTATCTTCTGTGCAACGACGCATTTGCCCAGGCACTCGGGGTCCAGGCAGAAGACATCATCGGCACCCGCGATGCCAATTGGGTCGAAGACTCAGCGGCCGAAGCATTCGCGCTGTCCGACCAATGGGCATTAAAAAGCGACAAGACCGTCACGTTTGAAGAAGGTAGCGCCACCAAAATCAACCCGAGCGGCGCCACCTTCGAAGTCCACAAAACACCCATGCGGGATGCGCAAGGCAAGACCATCGGTGTTCTCGGTGTCTCGCGCAACATCCAGGACCGCAAAGACGCAGAAGCCCTGTTGCGCGACACCACCGAGCAACTCGAGCTGGCCATCATGGGGGCAGATCTCGGGCGCTGGGACCATGACCTGCGGCAAGAGCCGGGGTACATGATGGATTTGCGTGCATTCGCCATGCTGGGCTATATGCCGGGCGATGCCCAATCCCCCCGCTCTTTGAGCGAATTCATTCACCCGGACGACTTGGCACCTCTCGGTGTGGCGGTGTTACGGCATCTCAAGGGGCACAGCACCTCTTTCCGGGCGGAGTACCGAGCCCGGCACGCCGATGGTCGCTGGATCTGGCTCAGCAGCCGCGGCAAAGTGGTGCAGACCAGCCAAGACGGCACCCCGCTGCGTATGGTCGGTACCCTGATGGACATCACCGCGCGCAAGCAAACGGAAGACTCGCTGCGCGCCGCCCAGGTCGAATTGCAAGCCACCCTTGATGCGCTGCCCGACCTTTTGTTCGAGATCGGTGAAAAAGGCCATTACCGTGCGGTGCACAGCGGAAACAAAAATGCACTTTTCGTAGAGCCAGACTTTTTGATAGGCCGCAGCATCCAGGAGGTCCTGCCCCAGGAAGCTGCTGCCGCTTGTATGGCCGCGCTGGCCCAAGCTATCCAAAAAGGCCGTTCAAGCGGAGTCCAGTACTACCTTGACCGTCACGGTAGCCGCCAATGGTTTGAGCTCTCAGTGGTTCGCAAGCCCACCGTGACCGACGAAGAAATCCGCTGTATTGCGATTGCGCGCGACATCACCGAGCGCAAAGAAGCGGAGGAAGCGATACGCCATCTGGCATTCCATGACCCCCTGACCGGTTTGCCAAATCGCAGGCTACTGACCGATCGGCTTCATAGTGCAATTGCCTACAGCCAGCGTAGCAAAGAGCACGGGGCCTTGATGTTCATGGACCTGGACCATTTCAAGCGCCTGAACGACTCCCTCGGGCACGACGTGGGCGACCTGCTTCTCCAAGAAGTGGCCCGCCGCTTGCAAAAAAATGTCCGGCAGGTGGACACCATCGCGCGTATCGGCGGTGATGAATTTGTGCTCTTGCTCCAAGACGTCGGGGAAGACGCAACCGCTGCGCGCAAACACGCCTCCATCGTGGCCTTCAAAGTACTGTCGAGCCTCAATGAGCCCTACGAGCTACCCGACACCACGTATCGCACCACGCCGAGTATTGGCGTCTGTCTGTTCTTGGGGGAGACCCACTCCCCGGCAGACCTGCTGAAGAACGCCGACACGGCCATGTATGTTGCCAAGCAAAAAGGGCGCAACAACGTGTGGTTTTACGAAGATACTGCGCCCGACACCCCTACGAGAGCCGCTTAA
- a CDS encoding OmpA family protein, producing MKHHYLTPAAWAIAILLGACASAPTSTSLLESARSDYAQAQRNANVNNFAPLEMKQASDAMQEANLAAMQSADSDKVDQLAYVARQKIAITQEVVKQKTAEVDMARSGRERDQLQLTQRTNEVNQANNAERQAMDAQRATDAARQATTDANRRTALLESQLADLAAKKTDRGMVITLGDVLFGSDKASLTAGGLRSAQKLAEVLQQNPTRNVLVEGFTDSTGADPYNQQLSERRGQTVRDALLQMGVGSERISVRGYGESYPVASNDTAANRQLNRRVEIVLSDESGKTPQR from the coding sequence ATGAAACACCATTACCTGACCCCCGCTGCATGGGCCATTGCTATTTTGTTGGGTGCCTGTGCCTCTGCGCCGACCAGCACTTCCTTGCTGGAAAGTGCCCGTAGCGATTACGCCCAAGCCCAGCGTAACGCTAATGTGAACAACTTCGCCCCGCTGGAAATGAAGCAAGCCAGTGACGCGATGCAAGAGGCCAATCTCGCTGCAATGCAAAGCGCTGATTCCGACAAGGTCGACCAATTGGCCTATGTGGCCCGACAAAAAATTGCGATCACCCAGGAGGTGGTCAAACAAAAAACGGCCGAGGTTGATATGGCTCGAAGCGGCCGGGAGCGCGATCAGTTGCAGCTCACCCAACGCACCAACGAGGTCAATCAGGCCAACAACGCCGAGCGCCAAGCGATGGATGCGCAGCGTGCCACGGATGCGGCCCGCCAAGCCACGACAGATGCCAACCGCCGTACCGCGTTGTTAGAGAGCCAACTCGCCGATCTGGCCGCGAAAAAAACGGACCGTGGCATGGTGATCACTCTGGGCGATGTTCTTTTCGGTAGCGATAAAGCCAGCCTCACCGCCGGCGGCCTGCGCAGCGCGCAAAAGCTGGCCGAAGTGCTGCAGCAAAACCCGACGCGTAATGTGCTGGTCGAAGGCTTTACGGACAGTACTGGTGCAGACCCTTACAACCAACAGCTGTCAGAGCGTCGCGGTCAAACCGTGCGTGATGCACTATTGCAAATGGGCGTAGGTAGCGAACGCATCAGCGTGCGTGGCTATGGCGAGTCATATCCTGTGGCTTCCAATGACACCGCCGCCAATCGACAGCTCAACCGCCGCGTGGAGATTGTGCTGTCCGACGAATCTGGCAAAACGCCTCAACGCTGA
- a CDS encoding DUF4398 domain-containing protein, with amino-acid sequence MTFHPTFHPTSRLLLIAALVATAGAGCANQPQTSATAQIAVSREAVSNAAGADGMQFAPAEMTAAREKLTRANKAMVDRDYQAASELATQAQADAKLAQSKANTAKAQAVANALQDDIRVLRDELDRANAAK; translated from the coding sequence ATGACATTCCACCCCACATTCCACCCCACATCCCGTCTACTGCTGATTGCCGCTCTGGTTGCAACAGCCGGCGCGGGCTGCGCCAACCAGCCGCAAACCAGTGCCACTGCACAAATAGCCGTGTCTCGCGAGGCGGTCAGCAACGCGGCCGGCGCTGATGGGATGCAGTTTGCACCCGCTGAAATGACGGCAGCCCGTGAAAAGCTAACCCGTGCTAACAAAGCCATGGTCGACCGCGACTACCAAGCGGCCTCGGAGCTGGCAACCCAGGCGCAAGCGGACGCCAAATTGGCACAAAGCAAGGCCAACACGGCCAAGGCTCAGGCGGTTGCCAATGCGCTGCAGGACGACATACGCGTACTGCGCGACGAGTTGGACCGCGCTAACGCCGCCAAATAA
- a CDS encoding sulfite exporter TauE/SafE family protein, which produces MGRHYDRRMTFDALFLLSGLAAFLVGSSKGGLPAVGMLGVPILSMAMSPVQAALLLLPIFVISDMAGVWLYRREFSRPNLKILIPAGIVGVGVGWATASMVSDRAIMLMIGLVGVGFCLNLWLRDQTATVAQPPHLAKGWFWGTLAGFTSFISHAGAPPYQVYMLPQKLPKAAFAGTSTIVFAVINAAKIIPYQNLRPYSTASLHYAAWLVPFALVGALAGAYLTRRLADQWFYRIVQVSLFVVSVKLIADAVWMGA; this is translated from the coding sequence ATGGGGCGCCACTATGATCGCCGCATGACGTTTGATGCACTCTTTCTGCTGTCCGGCTTGGCGGCTTTTCTGGTCGGGTCGTCCAAGGGCGGCTTGCCTGCGGTGGGTATGTTGGGGGTGCCTATCCTGTCCATGGCGATGTCGCCAGTTCAAGCGGCACTGCTGTTGCTGCCCATATTTGTGATTTCGGACATGGCCGGTGTGTGGCTGTACCGTCGCGAATTCAGCCGGCCGAATCTGAAGATTTTGATCCCTGCCGGCATCGTGGGGGTGGGGGTCGGTTGGGCGACGGCTTCCATGGTGTCGGACCGCGCGATCATGCTGATGATTGGCTTGGTAGGCGTGGGGTTCTGTCTCAACCTCTGGTTGCGGGACCAGACTGCAACCGTTGCGCAGCCACCGCACCTGGCCAAGGGCTGGTTCTGGGGGACTCTGGCGGGGTTTACCAGCTTCATTTCCCATGCGGGGGCGCCGCCGTATCAGGTGTACATGTTGCCGCAGAAGCTGCCCAAGGCGGCGTTTGCCGGCACGTCCACCATTGTGTTTGCGGTGATCAATGCCGCCAAAATCATTCCATACCAAAACTTGCGGCCCTATTCGACGGCATCGTTGCATTACGCCGCGTGGCTGGTGCCGTTTGCGCTGGTGGGGGCGCTCGCAGGGGCCTACCTGACACGGCGTTTGGCTGACCAATGGTTCTACCGCATCGTGCAGGTGAGTCTGTTTGTGGTGTCGGTCAAGCTCATTGCCGATGCGGTGTGGATGGGGGCGTGA
- a CDS encoding HupE/UreJ family protein, with translation MKWRLILVLLLSLGWLPAQAHKASDSYLALKVDGSQVSGQWDIALRDIDFALGLDANGDGDITWGEVRAKHGEIDAWSTNALTVERGGRCPLRVTEHLIDEHTDGAYAVMRLQGECPAADADVSVNYRLLFGVDALHRGLLRLDLDGETTSSIFSPETPQQQFTPKALSSLHQLGGFLVQGVWHIWIGFDHILFLLALLLPVVLVREGKRWVPVARFRDAGREVLWVVTAFTIAHSITLSLAALQLIELPSRWVESVIALSVVLAALNNIYPMVGERRWVAAFVFGLIHGFGFASVLADLGLPSHALVLSLVGFNVGVELGQLAIVAVFLPLAYVMRKTRFYKQGVFIGGSVLTLLLALVWFIERAFDIQWMAT, from the coding sequence ATGAAGTGGCGCTTGATTCTTGTTTTGCTCTTGAGCCTTGGCTGGCTACCGGCACAGGCCCACAAAGCCAGCGATAGCTATCTGGCACTCAAGGTAGACGGTAGTCAGGTCAGCGGACAGTGGGATATTGCACTGCGCGATATCGACTTTGCCCTCGGACTCGATGCAAATGGGGATGGCGACATCACGTGGGGTGAAGTACGAGCCAAACACGGCGAAATCGACGCCTGGAGCACCAATGCACTTACGGTGGAGCGTGGCGGGCGCTGCCCACTGCGCGTGACCGAGCACTTGATTGATGAGCACACCGATGGCGCTTATGCTGTCATGCGTTTGCAGGGGGAGTGCCCTGCAGCGGATGCCGACGTGTCGGTGAACTACCGGCTGCTGTTTGGTGTGGATGCCCTGCATCGAGGCCTGCTGCGCCTGGATCTGGACGGGGAAACCACCTCCTCCATCTTTTCGCCGGAAACACCCCAGCAGCAGTTCACGCCCAAAGCCCTTTCCAGCCTGCACCAGTTAGGCGGATTTTTGGTACAGGGGGTATGGCATATCTGGATCGGGTTTGACCATATTCTTTTCTTGCTAGCACTGCTTTTGCCTGTGGTGCTGGTGCGGGAGGGAAAGCGCTGGGTGCCGGTCGCCCGCTTCCGGGATGCGGGTCGTGAAGTACTGTGGGTCGTAACCGCCTTCACCATAGCCCACTCGATCACCCTGTCACTCGCGGCTTTGCAGTTGATTGAGTTGCCTTCGCGATGGGTAGAGTCGGTAATTGCACTCTCGGTAGTGTTGGCGGCACTGAATAACATTTACCCGATGGTCGGCGAGCGGCGGTGGGTGGCAGCCTTTGTGTTCGGGCTGATCCACGGCTTTGGCTTTGCGAGTGTGCTGGCAGACTTGGGCCTACCAAGCCATGCCCTGGTCTTAAGCCTGGTCGGGTTCAACGTGGGCGTGGAGCTGGGGCAGCTGGCCATCGTGGCGGTCTTCTTGCCACTCGCCTACGTCATGCGCAAGACGCGCTTTTATAAGCAAGGCGTGTTTATTGGAGGCTCTGTACTCACCTTGTTACTGGCTTTGGTGTGGTTTATCGAGCGGGCTTTTGATATTCAGTGGATGGCAACGTAG
- a CDS encoding SRPBCC family protein has translation MSISSPAYPLLLERTLAAPRAAVWRCWTEPELLCQWFCPKPWGVSHAEMELFPGGRFFTHMVGPNGEQVPNPGVFLKVEAGRQLVFTDAFVSAWVPSAKPFMVGDISFADSADGGTHYIARALHWTESDQKQHEAMGFHQGWGAAAMQLEALAASL, from the coding sequence ATGTCGATTTCGTCACCCGCTTACCCCTTGCTGCTTGAACGTACCCTGGCCGCGCCCCGCGCTGCGGTGTGGCGCTGCTGGACAGAGCCAGAGCTCCTGTGCCAGTGGTTTTGCCCGAAGCCCTGGGGCGTTAGCCATGCTGAGATGGAGCTGTTCCCCGGCGGCCGGTTTTTCACCCACATGGTGGGCCCCAACGGGGAGCAGGTGCCGAATCCCGGTGTTTTTTTGAAGGTAGAAGCCGGGCGCCAACTGGTTTTCACCGATGCGTTTGTGAGTGCATGGGTTCCCAGTGCAAAGCCGTTCATGGTGGGTGACATCTCCTTTGCAGATAGCGCAGACGGCGGCACCCACTACATCGCCCGTGCCCTGCATTGGACGGAGTCAGACCAAAAACAGCACGAGGCGATGGGCTTTCATCAAGGGTGGGGTGCCGCTGCCATGCAGCTCGAGGCCCTTGCCGCATCGCTGTGA
- the ybgC gene encoding tol-pal system-associated acyl-CoA thioesterase, producing the protein MTFTFPVRVYWEDTDAGGVVFYANYLKFFERARTEWLRAAGVEQQRLRDDTGAMFVVAEVQTRYLAPARLDDLLHVTVQVEEHGAASMVIVQEAFRGDLLLAKGRIRIGCVHAESLRPCRIPASVINALASSGNN; encoded by the coding sequence ATTACTTTTACTTTTCCGGTCCGGGTGTATTGGGAAGACACCGACGCGGGCGGCGTTGTGTTTTATGCCAACTACCTGAAGTTTTTTGAGCGGGCCCGCACCGAATGGTTGCGTGCAGCCGGCGTGGAGCAGCAGCGCCTGCGTGACGACACCGGCGCCATGTTTGTGGTTGCCGAGGTGCAAACCCGCTATCTGGCACCAGCCCGTCTGGACGATTTGCTGCACGTAACGGTGCAGGTCGAAGAGCACGGTGCTGCCAGCATGGTGATCGTGCAAGAGGCATTTCGGGGCGACCTGTTGCTAGCCAAGGGCAGAATTCGGATCGGTTGTGTGCACGCTGAAAGCCTGCGGCCTTGCCGAATACCGGCAAGTGTTATCAACGCCTTGGCCAGTTCAGGTAACAACTAA
- a CDS encoding acyltransferase: MLNFLPPALVGVIAGLLLTINILFWVPILLVFAIIKLVLPFKAVRLRIDPVILSIAENWISGNSGWMKLTQRTTWDVQGLEGLRPDQWYMVSSNHQSWVDIFVLQHLLNRRIPLLKFFLKQQLIWVPVMGLAWWALEFPFMRRHSEAYLKKHPEMRGKDQETTRKACEKFALIPTSVMNFLEGTRMTPAKHAQQQSPYTHLLKPKAGGLALALQAMGDKFHSVLDVTIYYPDGIPTFGDFLCGRMRRVVVRARSIEIPPELLNGNYGEDAEFRAGFSAWVAQLWRTKDTELARLKADFQQ; the protein is encoded by the coding sequence ATGTTGAATTTTCTTCCTCCTGCTTTGGTGGGTGTGATCGCCGGGCTCCTCCTGACCATCAACATCCTGTTTTGGGTGCCGATCCTGTTGGTCTTTGCGATCATCAAACTGGTACTTCCTTTCAAGGCTGTACGCCTTCGCATAGACCCCGTCATTCTGTCCATCGCTGAAAACTGGATCAGTGGCAACAGTGGCTGGATGAAGCTGACCCAGCGCACTACTTGGGATGTGCAAGGCCTCGAGGGACTGCGCCCCGACCAGTGGTACATGGTGAGCAGCAACCACCAGAGCTGGGTCGATATTTTTGTGCTGCAGCACCTGCTGAACCGGCGCATTCCTTTGCTCAAGTTCTTTCTCAAGCAACAGCTGATTTGGGTACCGGTGATGGGCCTGGCATGGTGGGCGCTCGAATTCCCGTTCATGCGCCGCCACAGCGAGGCCTATTTGAAAAAGCACCCGGAAATGCGTGGCAAAGACCAGGAAACGACCCGAAAGGCCTGTGAAAAGTTTGCGCTCATCCCCACCAGCGTCATGAACTTCCTGGAGGGCACCCGTATGACGCCGGCCAAACACGCCCAGCAACAATCCCCCTACACCCACTTGCTCAAACCCAAAGCGGGGGGATTGGCCCTCGCGTTACAGGCGATGGGTGACAAATTCCACAGTGTTCTGGATGTGACGATTTATTACCCCGATGGCATTCCCACTTTTGGAGACTTTCTCTGCGGGCGCATGCGCCGCGTGGTGGTGCGCGCTCGGTCTATCGAAATTCCTCCGGAACTGCTCAACGGAAACTACGGTGAGGACGCCGAGTTCCGTGCGGGCTTCTCCGCTTGGGTTGCCCAGTTGTGGCGTACCAAAGACACCGAGTTGGCCCGCTTGAAAGCGGATTTCCAACAATAG
- a CDS encoding tetratricopeptide repeat protein, with protein sequence MLTLKGVLRQYRHDFQGALQEFARALTLDPSYAQAHAWRGAIYLVQADYSAARKECTALKQLGRDALHGACLGLTQSYSGDLPAGYETLRQALAQARSTASQLWLLTRMGEVAAWQGQTAIARQHYQQALALGQDDIYLLAAWSDFLLDNGQAADVVKLLSSWESADSLLVRLAIAETLTGSPKAAAHVKMLADRFAAARARGDTTHLAEESRFELQVRKDAPTALRLAQENYAYQREPRDARVLLEAAVVARQAPAAQPVVDWLSASQFGDLRMKQLAKELK encoded by the coding sequence TTGCTCACCTTGAAAGGCGTATTGCGCCAGTACCGGCATGATTTTCAAGGGGCCCTGCAGGAATTTGCCCGGGCTCTGACCTTGGACCCCAGCTACGCCCAAGCCCACGCCTGGCGGGGCGCCATTTATCTGGTGCAAGCAGACTACAGCGCCGCCCGCAAAGAATGCACCGCCTTAAAGCAACTCGGCCGCGACGCCCTGCACGGCGCCTGCCTGGGCTTAACCCAAAGCTACTCCGGTGATCTGCCAGCGGGCTACGAGACTTTGCGCCAAGCGCTGGCGCAGGCCCGCTCGACGGCTAGCCAGTTGTGGCTGCTGACAAGAATGGGCGAAGTAGCTGCTTGGCAAGGGCAGACAGCCATCGCCCGGCAGCATTACCAGCAAGCGCTGGCACTGGGTCAGGACGACATTTACTTGCTGGCCGCGTGGTCCGACTTTTTGCTGGACAACGGCCAAGCTGCTGACGTGGTAAAGCTGCTGTCTAGTTGGGAGTCAGCCGACAGCTTGCTGGTCCGCCTTGCTATTGCGGAAACACTGACTGGCAGCCCCAAGGCTGCCGCCCACGTCAAGATGCTGGCCGACCGCTTCGCCGCGGCCCGCGCAAGGGGCGATACCACCCACTTGGCCGAAGAATCACGGTTCGAGCTACAGGTCCGCAAAGATGCGCCCACAGCCCTGCGTTTGGCCCAGGAAAACTATGCGTACCAGCGCGAACCCCGGGATGCACGGGTGTTGCTGGAGGCCGCTGTGGTGGCCCGGCAAGCCCCGGCGGCCCAACCTGTTGTGGACTGGTTGAGCGCCAGTCAATTTGGAGACCTCCGGATGAAGCAACTCGCCAAGGAGCTGAAATGA
- a CDS encoding acetyl-CoA C-acetyltransferase, whose product MTEAYVFDAIRTPRGKGKKDGSLYEVKPVTLLAGLLTDLQQRHQFDTAQVDDVVMGVVSPVGDQGAVLPKVAALKAGWDFQCAGVQINRFCASGLEAVNMAAQKVRSGWEDLVVAGGVESMSRVPIGSDGGAWAMDPETNSQTCFVPQGIGADLIATLEGFTRADVDAYALESQRRATKAQAAGYFDRSVMPVKDSLGQTILARDEFIKPGTTLEGLAGLKPAFGDMGGMGFDAVALTRYPQVERIHHVHHAGNSSGIVDGAAAVLIGNEAAAKAHNLAPRARIVATALSGADPTIMLTGPMPSTRKALAKAGLTVDDIDLFEVNEAFAAVVMRFMKEMKVPHDKVNVNGGAIAMGHPLGATGAMILGTLIDELHRRKLRYGLATLCVGGGMGIATIVERL is encoded by the coding sequence ATGACCGAAGCCTATGTGTTTGACGCCATCCGCACACCCCGTGGCAAGGGCAAGAAAGACGGCAGCCTGTATGAAGTCAAACCCGTCACCCTGCTCGCAGGGCTGCTCACCGACCTGCAACAGCGCCACCAGTTCGACACCGCGCAGGTGGACGATGTCGTCATGGGCGTGGTGTCCCCGGTAGGTGACCAGGGCGCTGTGCTGCCCAAAGTGGCTGCGCTGAAAGCCGGCTGGGACTTCCAGTGCGCGGGGGTGCAGATCAACCGCTTCTGTGCCTCCGGCCTGGAGGCGGTGAACATGGCTGCGCAAAAAGTGCGCTCCGGCTGGGAAGACCTGGTGGTGGCCGGCGGCGTGGAAAGCATGAGCCGCGTACCTATTGGCTCCGACGGCGGTGCCTGGGCCATGGACCCCGAAACCAACAGCCAGACCTGCTTTGTGCCCCAAGGCATAGGCGCCGACCTGATCGCGACGCTGGAAGGCTTTACCCGCGCTGATGTGGATGCCTATGCGCTGGAATCGCAACGCCGCGCCACTAAGGCACAAGCTGCCGGCTATTTCGACCGCTCAGTCATGCCCGTCAAAGACAGCCTGGGCCAGACCATTCTGGCGCGCGATGAGTTCATCAAACCCGGCACTACGCTCGAAGGCCTGGCCGGCCTCAAACCTGCGTTTGGTGACATGGGCGGCATGGGCTTTGACGCCGTGGCGCTCACCCGCTACCCGCAGGTGGAGCGCATTCACCATGTGCACCACGCCGGCAACTCTTCGGGCATTGTGGATGGTGCTGCCGCGGTGCTCATTGGCAATGAAGCCGCTGCCAAAGCCCACAACCTGGCCCCGCGCGCCCGCATTGTGGCCACGGCCTTGAGCGGCGCAGACCCCACCATCATGCTCACCGGCCCCATGCCCTCCACGCGCAAGGCGCTGGCCAAAGCCGGGCTCACGGTGGACGACATCGACCTGTTTGAAGTGAACGAAGCCTTTGCCGCCGTGGTGATGCGCTTCATGAAAGAGATGAAGGTGCCGCACGACAAGGTCAATGTAAACGGCGGCGCCATTGCCATGGGCCACCCGCTGGGGGCTACGGGCGCCATGATTCTGGGCACGCTGATTGACGAGTTGCACCGCCGCAAATTGCGCTACGGGCTGGCCACCTTGTGTGTGGGCGGCGGCATGGGCATTGCCACCATCGTCGAGAGACTTTGA